One region of Petrotoga sp. 9PW.55.5.1 genomic DNA includes:
- the corA gene encoding magnesium/cobalt transporter CorA, with protein MYIEKQKKMTKFGKPPGELIYTGKVEPSNAIINVISYSESSYEEYDNVEFEFLDKLNKDKIHWVNFINVSDKTKLKTFGEKFNLHKLTLEDIINVNQRTKVEFFDTYTFVVIKVFRDLYEKLEFRQLSIIAKENILITFLEENNYTTDLLKEQLKNNTGNIREKDFGYLIFSLMDIATDSYFSRLNSYISSVEEIDAKMTEEVEEQLFINIKQLKQEILRFRRFVFPLKEIIFQLQRKKDSFITEKNELYYMDLYDHSVRINESIEILRENLNNITEIYLSIVSNRLNEIMRILTIISTLFIPLTFIAGIYGMNFVYMPELQWKYGYFVVLGIMVVIAIIMIIIFKRKKWF; from the coding sequence ATGTACATAGAAAAGCAAAAGAAGATGACCAAATTTGGAAAACCCCCAGGTGAATTAATATATACAGGTAAAGTTGAACCATCAAATGCCATCATTAATGTGATTTCATATAGTGAATCGTCGTATGAAGAATATGATAATGTAGAATTTGAATTTTTAGATAAACTAAACAAAGATAAAATTCACTGGGTTAATTTTATCAATGTATCAGATAAAACAAAGTTAAAAACGTTTGGTGAAAAGTTTAATCTTCACAAATTAACCCTAGAAGACATTATCAACGTAAATCAAAGAACAAAAGTTGAGTTCTTTGATACTTATACTTTTGTTGTTATAAAAGTTTTTCGTGATCTTTACGAAAAATTAGAGTTTCGACAGCTAAGTATTATTGCAAAAGAAAATATTTTAATAACTTTTTTAGAAGAAAATAATTATACAACAGATCTTTTAAAAGAACAGCTAAAAAACAATACGGGAAATATCCGAGAAAAAGATTTTGGTTATTTGATTTTTTCACTTATGGATATTGCAACGGATAGTTATTTTAGTAGATTAAATTCTTACATTTCTTCTGTGGAAGAGATAGATGCAAAGATGACAGAAGAAGTTGAAGAACAACTTTTTATTAATATAAAACAACTAAAACAAGAAATATTGAGATTCAGGCGGTTTGTCTTCCCTTTAAAAGAAATTATATTTCAACTTCAAAGAAAAAAAGATAGCTTTATTACAGAAAAAAATGAGCTTTACTACATGGATCTATACGATCATTCTGTGAGAATAAATGAATCAATAGAAATTTTGAGAGAAAATCTTAACAATATAACAGAAATTTATCTTTCGATTGTAAGTAATAGGCTTAATGAAATAATGAGAATATTAACCATAATTTCTACTCTTTTTATTCCACTAACTTTCATAGCAGGTATATACGGAATGAATTTTGTGTATATGCCCGAATTACAGTGGAAATATGGTTACTTTGTAGTATTAGGAATTATGGTTGTTATAGCGATTATTATGATTATCATTTTTAAAAGGAAAAAGTGGTTTTAA
- a CDS encoding M20 family metallo-hydrolase, translated as MKEEIIKKVDELKNDIVESSKKFISIDSVNPRTGGPGEKEAAEWLESLIKNWKFDEIKKYNAPDDAVEYGYRPNIVAIYKGTDPKRTVWFVTHMDKVPAGALDLWISEPFDPVERDGKIYGRGSEDNGASLISTLYAIKSIMDLGIRPKNNIALAFVSDEETGSDFGIKYLLQEDAFDENDWFYVPDSGSSDGSFIEVAEKSIMWLKITTYGKQGHASMPNLSTNAHRAGMDFALAADNYVRINYNLKDELFNYPYSSFEPTKKVKNVDNINTIPGTDIIYFDGRILPNYDVDEIITGLQNLSKEYEKKWNVKIKVEGEHLEEAKKPTSKDHPSVRILKDCLEELRDIKVKVGGIGGGTCAAIVRGAGFPAVVWATLDETAHQPNEYVKIDNLIKDTQVFAYLMSKL; from the coding sequence ATGAAAGAAGAAATAATAAAAAAAGTAGACGAATTGAAAAATGATATTGTGGAAAGTTCTAAAAAATTTATATCTATTGACTCTGTTAACCCAAGAACTGGAGGTCCTGGTGAAAAAGAAGCCGCGGAATGGTTAGAATCGTTAATTAAAAATTGGAAGTTCGATGAAATCAAAAAATACAATGCTCCGGATGATGCCGTTGAATATGGTTACAGACCGAATATTGTTGCTATATATAAGGGAACTGATCCTAAAAGAACTGTATGGTTTGTTACTCATATGGATAAAGTTCCGGCAGGAGCTTTAGACCTTTGGATTTCAGAACCTTTCGATCCAGTTGAAAGAGACGGGAAAATTTATGGCCGTGGAAGCGAAGATAACGGGGCCTCTTTAATTTCAACCTTATACGCTATAAAAAGTATAATGGATTTAGGAATCAGACCAAAAAACAATATAGCTTTAGCTTTTGTTTCTGACGAAGAAACAGGTTCAGATTTTGGTATCAAATACTTATTACAAGAAGATGCTTTTGATGAAAATGATTGGTTTTATGTTCCCGATTCTGGTAGTTCGGATGGCAGTTTCATAGAGGTTGCAGAGAAATCTATAATGTGGCTAAAAATCACCACCTACGGTAAACAAGGTCACGCCTCTATGCCTAATTTGTCTACAAATGCACATCGAGCCGGTATGGATTTTGCTCTAGCTGCAGATAACTATGTCCGTATAAATTATAATTTGAAAGATGAACTATTTAACTATCCTTACTCATCTTTTGAACCTACAAAAAAGGTAAAAAACGTAGATAATATAAACACTATCCCTGGAACAGATATTATTTACTTTGATGGCAGAATACTTCCAAATTACGATGTAGACGAAATAATTACCGGCCTTCAAAACCTTTCAAAAGAGTATGAAAAAAAATGGAATGTAAAAATAAAAGTGGAAGGAGAACATCTTGAAGAAGCCAAAAAACCTACCTCCAAAGATCATCCCTCAGTGAGAATACTCAAAGATTGTTTGGAGGAATTAAGAGATATAAAAGTAAAAGTAGGTGGAATAGGTGGGGGAACGTGTGCGGCTATCGTAAGAGGAGCGGGATTTCCCGCTGTTGTTTGGGCTACGCTAGATGAAACTGCACATCAACCTAACGAGTACGTAAAAATAGATAATTTGATAAAAGATACACAAGTCTTTGCTTATCTCATGTCTAAATTGTGA